A genome region from Bombus terrestris chromosome 10, iyBomTerr1.2, whole genome shotgun sequence includes the following:
- the LOC100644450 gene encoding serine protease inhibitor 88Ea isoform X2 translates to MFFKPATSVLPVLLLVTYVSAQCLTGNDSPLTMSAGSKKGVINSRFEFALDTLKKMSLIESRDNIFYSPHSLHQALTLAYFGARGTTEDSLKKALHLPNDLSKVDVQRYYAYENSLKNQGDQENSPRGYEYNSANRLWVSSTRKVRDCMLDLFGDQLEKTDFHTNPDAVRDHINQWVSNMTKGHIRDLLPVNSIGVDTDLVLANAVYFKGLWESRFNPTNSKKDIFYISNSQHSMTTFMKQSGHFNHLVSEVLGAHVLELPYKGNEISMFVLLPPSVSVAKSAADVEQNGERDSVRQLIERISTELGSTELRDLLDSGIPPQQVDVILPRFEVEKDLPISTLLHAIGAGELVMPNAANLRGFVEDGEKPLHLGDAVHRARIEVTEEGTTAAAATALYTFRSGRPLQPAIFNANHPFLYFIYEKPTRTILFSGIYRTPNTPQNTAETSA, encoded by the exons ATGTTTTTCAAACCG GCAACGTCGGTGTTACCAGTACTGTTGCTGGTAACTTACGTATCAGCACAATGTCTCACCGGAAACGACAGTCCTCTGACGATGAGCGCTGGCTCAAAGAAAGGTGTGATCAACTCGAGATTCGAATTCGCTCTCGATACTCTTAAGAAGATGTCTTTGATCGAATCACGCGATAACATCTTCTACAGTCCGCATAGTCTTCATCAGGCACTGACCTTGGCGTACTTCGGTGCTCGAGGTACCACCGAGGACTCCTTAAAAAAAGCCTTGCACCTACCTAACGATTTGTCCAAGGTCGACGTGCAACGATATTATGCTTACGAGAATTCCCTCAAAAATCAAGGTGACCAAGAG AATTCACCACGAGGTTACGAGTACAATTCAGCGAATCGATTATGGGTATCGAGCACGAGAAAAGTACGAGACTGTATGTTGGACTTATTTGGAGACCAACTGGAAAAGACTGATTTTCATACTAATCCAGACGCGGTTCGTGATCACATTAATCAATGGGTGAGCAACATGACCAAAGGACATATCCGCGATCTTCTTCCTGTTAACAGTATTGGAGTAGATACTGATTTGGTCCTGGCTAACGCAGTATACTTCAAAGGTCTTTGGGAAAGTCGTTTCAATCCAACTAATTCTAAGAaagatattttctacatttcgaACTCTCAACATTCCATGACTACATTCATGAAGCAGTCAGGACACTTCAATCATC TCGTTTCCGAAGTACTTGGCGCGCACGTGCTAGAACTGCCGTACAAAGGCAACGAAATCTCAATGTTCGTCCTTCTTCCACCGTCTGTTTCCGTCGCAAAATCCGCCGCTGACGTTGAGCAAAACGGGGAAAGAGACAGTGTTCGTCAACTGATAGAACGCATTTCCACTGAATTAGGATCCACAGAACTCCGCGATCTCTTGGATTCCGGTATACCACCTCAACAAGTCGATGTTATCTTACCGCGATTTGAAGTCGAAAAGGATCTTCCGATAAGCACGTTGCTTCATGCTATCGGTGCAGGCGAATTGGTAATGCCTAATGCTGCCAATCTTCGAGGTTTCGTTGAGGATGGTGAAAAACCATTGCATTTGGGCGACGCTGTTCATCGTGCGCGAATCGAAGTCACTGAAGAGGGCACCACTGCAGCTGCAGCTACTGCTCTCTACACTTTCCGATCTGGACGACCATTGCAACCGGCAATTTTTAATGCGAATCATCCTTTCTTGTATTTCATCTATGAGAAACCAACTCGTACTATTTTATTCAGTGGAATTTATCGTACACCTAATACTCCACAAAATACCGCGGAAACATCAGCTTGA
- the LOC100644450 gene encoding serine protease inhibitor 88Ea isoform X1 yields the protein MLVKNSQATSVLPVLLLVTYVSAQCLTGNDSPLTMSAGSKKGVINSRFEFALDTLKKMSLIESRDNIFYSPHSLHQALTLAYFGARGTTEDSLKKALHLPNDLSKVDVQRYYAYENSLKNQGDQENSPRGYEYNSANRLWVSSTRKVRDCMLDLFGDQLEKTDFHTNPDAVRDHINQWVSNMTKGHIRDLLPVNSIGVDTDLVLANAVYFKGLWESRFNPTNSKKDIFYISNSQHSMTTFMKQSGHFNHLVSEVLGAHVLELPYKGNEISMFVLLPPSVSVAKSAADVEQNGERDSVRQLIERISTELGSTELRDLLDSGIPPQQVDVILPRFEVEKDLPISTLLHAIGAGELVMPNAANLRGFVEDGEKPLHLGDAVHRARIEVTEEGTTAAAATALYTFRSGRPLQPAIFNANHPFLYFIYEKPTRTILFSGIYRTPNTPQNTAETSA from the exons ATGTTGGTGAAAAATTCACAG GCAACGTCGGTGTTACCAGTACTGTTGCTGGTAACTTACGTATCAGCACAATGTCTCACCGGAAACGACAGTCCTCTGACGATGAGCGCTGGCTCAAAGAAAGGTGTGATCAACTCGAGATTCGAATTCGCTCTCGATACTCTTAAGAAGATGTCTTTGATCGAATCACGCGATAACATCTTCTACAGTCCGCATAGTCTTCATCAGGCACTGACCTTGGCGTACTTCGGTGCTCGAGGTACCACCGAGGACTCCTTAAAAAAAGCCTTGCACCTACCTAACGATTTGTCCAAGGTCGACGTGCAACGATATTATGCTTACGAGAATTCCCTCAAAAATCAAGGTGACCAAGAG AATTCACCACGAGGTTACGAGTACAATTCAGCGAATCGATTATGGGTATCGAGCACGAGAAAAGTACGAGACTGTATGTTGGACTTATTTGGAGACCAACTGGAAAAGACTGATTTTCATACTAATCCAGACGCGGTTCGTGATCACATTAATCAATGGGTGAGCAACATGACCAAAGGACATATCCGCGATCTTCTTCCTGTTAACAGTATTGGAGTAGATACTGATTTGGTCCTGGCTAACGCAGTATACTTCAAAGGTCTTTGGGAAAGTCGTTTCAATCCAACTAATTCTAAGAaagatattttctacatttcgaACTCTCAACATTCCATGACTACATTCATGAAGCAGTCAGGACACTTCAATCATC TCGTTTCCGAAGTACTTGGCGCGCACGTGCTAGAACTGCCGTACAAAGGCAACGAAATCTCAATGTTCGTCCTTCTTCCACCGTCTGTTTCCGTCGCAAAATCCGCCGCTGACGTTGAGCAAAACGGGGAAAGAGACAGTGTTCGTCAACTGATAGAACGCATTTCCACTGAATTAGGATCCACAGAACTCCGCGATCTCTTGGATTCCGGTATACCACCTCAACAAGTCGATGTTATCTTACCGCGATTTGAAGTCGAAAAGGATCTTCCGATAAGCACGTTGCTTCATGCTATCGGTGCAGGCGAATTGGTAATGCCTAATGCTGCCAATCTTCGAGGTTTCGTTGAGGATGGTGAAAAACCATTGCATTTGGGCGACGCTGTTCATCGTGCGCGAATCGAAGTCACTGAAGAGGGCACCACTGCAGCTGCAGCTACTGCTCTCTACACTTTCCGATCTGGACGACCATTGCAACCGGCAATTTTTAATGCGAATCATCCTTTCTTGTATTTCATCTATGAGAAACCAACTCGTACTATTTTATTCAGTGGAATTTATCGTACACCTAATACTCCACAAAATACCGCGGAAACATCAGCTTGA